Proteins co-encoded in one Sulfuricystis thermophila genomic window:
- a CDS encoding addiction module antidote protein — protein MAKIVTTRYDVAEHLRTPEEMAAYLEACLEEANGDAAFIAKALGDIARAKGMAQVARDAGLSRESLYKALSGERSPSFDTILKVISALGLKLHAEASHG, from the coding sequence ATGGCAAAGATCGTCACCACTCGCTACGACGTTGCAGAACACCTCAGAACGCCTGAAGAAATGGCCGCCTATCTCGAAGCCTGCCTAGAAGAAGCGAACGGAGATGCGGCCTTTATCGCCAAGGCGCTCGGCGACATCGCTCGCGCAAAAGGAATGGCACAGGTTGCCCGCGACGCGGGTCTTTCCCGCGAAAGTCTCTATAAGGCGCTTTCGGGCGAACGTAGCCCGAGCTTCGACACGATCCTCAAGGTGATCAGCGCCTTGGGATTGAAATTGCATGCCGAAGCCAGTCACGGCTGA
- the rpiA gene encoding ribose-5-phosphate isomerase RpiA — protein MTQDELKRAVAQAAADYVAHNVPAGSIIGVGTGSTANFFIDALAGIKGHIAATVASSEATRKRLEGHGIKVLDLNDVTTMPVYVDGADEITERLEMIKGGGGALTREKIVAAVAEKFVCVCDASKLVAVLGKFPLPIEVIPMAREYVAREIVKLGGQPKLREGFVTDNGNVILDVHGWQISDPAGLETTLNQIVGVVTNGLFARRGADLLLLATPEGVRQLTR, from the coding sequence ATGACCCAAGACGAACTCAAGCGAGCCGTCGCCCAGGCGGCGGCGGACTATGTCGCGCACAACGTGCCGGCCGGCAGCATCATCGGCGTCGGCACCGGCTCGACGGCCAATTTCTTCATCGACGCGCTGGCCGGAATCAAGGGCCACATCGCCGCGACGGTGGCGAGCTCCGAGGCGACGAGAAAGCGGCTCGAAGGACACGGCATCAAGGTGCTGGATCTCAACGACGTGACGACGATGCCGGTCTATGTCGATGGCGCCGACGAGATCACGGAAAGGCTCGAGATGATCAAGGGCGGCGGTGGGGCGCTGACGCGTGAGAAGATCGTCGCTGCCGTGGCCGAGAAATTCGTCTGCGTCTGCGACGCGAGCAAGCTGGTCGCCGTGCTCGGCAAGTTCCCGCTGCCCATCGAGGTGATCCCGATGGCGCGCGAGTACGTGGCGCGCGAGATCGTCAAGCTGGGGGGTCAGCCCAAGTTGCGCGAAGGCTTCGTCACCGACAACGGCAACGTGATCCTCGACGTGCATGGCTGGCAGATCAGTGATCCCGCCGGCCTGGAGACGACGCTCAACCAGATCGTCGGCGTCGTCACCAACGGCCTGTTCGCGCGCCGGGGCGCCGATTTGCTGCTGCTGGCGACGCCGGAGGGCGTGCGGCAGCTGACGCGCTGA
- a CDS encoding type II toxin-antitoxin system VapC family toxin, whose product MRLLFDTNICIEILRGRDSVLLARYASLPRTDIALCAVVRSELLAGALLSSRAEENRRIAEDFCALFPCLPFDARAADIHAEWHARLRSAGTLIGAHDLMIAATALAHGLSVATRNTDEFRRIETLAIEDWRT is encoded by the coding sequence GTGCGGCTGCTTTTCGACACCAACATTTGCATCGAAATCCTGCGCGGCAGGGACTCAGTCCTGCTAGCCCGCTACGCGTCGTTGCCACGCACCGACATTGCGCTTTGCGCCGTCGTCCGCAGCGAATTGCTGGCCGGTGCCTTGCTTTCGTCTCGTGCGGAAGAAAATCGGCGTATCGCCGAAGATTTCTGTGCGCTGTTTCCCTGCCTGCCATTCGATGCGCGTGCCGCCGATATCCATGCCGAATGGCATGCGCGCCTACGCAGCGCCGGAACGCTTATCGGCGCCCACGACCTGATGATTGCGGCTACGGCTCTTGCTCATGGGTTGAGTGTGGCCACTCGTAACACCGATGAATTCCGGCGTATCGAAACGCTTGCCATCGAAGACTGGCGAACTTGA
- the lpdA gene encoding dihydrolipoyl dehydrogenase has translation MTPIETEMLVLGAGPGGYSAAFRSADLGMKTVLVERYATLGGVCLNVGCIPSKALLHVAAVIEAAQHVSSAGVSFAAPKIDIDKLRAHKEKVVGKLTQGLAGMAKARKVEVVRGYGHFLDAHHLEVEETTGPAQEKTGNKRVIRFEKCIIAAGSAAVHLPFLPRDPRIVDSTGALELRQAPGKMLVIGGGIIGLEMATVYSTLGARVDVVEMLDGLMQGPDRDAVKVWEKHNAHRFDRIMLKTKTTAVEAKDDGLWVTFDGEHAPAEAQRYDLILQAAGRSPNGKKIGAEKAGVAVDERGFIAVDSQRRTNVPHIYAIGDIVGQPMLAHKAVHEGHVAAEAAAGQQAHFDAAVIPGVAYTHPEVAWVGLGEDEAKKQGRAVEVAKFPWAASGRAIANGAEYGFTKLIFDAETHRIVGGTIVGPSAGDMIGEIALAIEMGADAIDIGKTIHPHPTLGETIGMAAEVAHGSCTDLPPLKRR, from the coding sequence ATGACGCCCATCGAGACCGAAATGCTGGTGCTCGGCGCCGGCCCCGGCGGCTACTCGGCCGCCTTCCGCAGCGCCGACCTCGGCATGAAGACCGTGCTGGTCGAGCGCTATGCGACGCTCGGCGGCGTCTGCCTCAATGTCGGCTGCATTCCGTCGAAGGCGCTGTTGCATGTCGCGGCGGTGATCGAGGCAGCGCAGCACGTCTCCTCTGCCGGCGTGAGCTTCGCCGCCCCGAAGATCGACATCGACAAGCTGCGCGCACATAAAGAGAAGGTGGTCGGCAAGCTGACCCAAGGGCTTGCCGGCATGGCGAAAGCCCGCAAGGTCGAGGTGGTGCGCGGCTACGGCCATTTCCTCGACGCGCATCATCTCGAAGTGGAGGAAACCACGGGGCCGGCGCAGGAAAAGACCGGCAACAAGCGCGTCATCCGCTTCGAGAAGTGCATCATCGCCGCCGGTTCCGCGGCCGTGCATCTGCCCTTCCTGCCGCGTGACCCGCGCATCGTCGATTCGACCGGCGCGCTCGAACTGCGCCAGGCGCCGGGCAAAATGCTCGTCATCGGCGGCGGCATCATCGGCCTGGAAATGGCCACCGTCTATTCGACGCTCGGCGCCCGGGTCGATGTCGTCGAGATGCTCGACGGCCTGATGCAAGGCCCCGACCGCGATGCGGTGAAGGTCTGGGAAAAGCACAATGCCCATCGCTTCGACCGGATCATGCTGAAGACGAAGACCACCGCCGTCGAGGCGAAGGACGATGGACTTTGGGTGACGTTTGATGGTGAGCATGCGCCCGCCGAAGCCCAGCGTTACGACCTGATTCTGCAGGCTGCCGGGCGCAGCCCGAATGGCAAGAAGATCGGCGCGGAAAAAGCGGGGGTTGCGGTCGATGAACGCGGCTTTATCGCGGTCGATTCGCAGCGGCGCACCAACGTGCCGCACATCTACGCCATCGGCGACATCGTCGGTCAGCCGATGCTGGCGCACAAGGCGGTGCATGAAGGGCATGTCGCTGCCGAGGCCGCCGCCGGGCAGCAGGCGCATTTCGATGCGGCGGTGATTCCGGGGGTGGCCTACACACACCCCGAAGTCGCCTGGGTGGGCTTGGGCGAGGACGAAGCGAAAAAGCAGGGGAGAGCGGTCGAGGTGGCCAAATTTCCGTGGGCGGCCTCCGGCCGGGCGATTGCCAACGGCGCCGAGTATGGTTTTACGAAGCTCATCTTCGATGCCGAAACCCATCGCATCGTCGGCGGCACGATCGTCGGCCCGTCGGCAGGCGACATGATCGGCGAGATCGCGCTGGCGATCGAGATGGGCGCCGACGCGATCGACATCGGCAAGACCATCCATCCGCATCCGACGCTGGGCGAGACGATCGGCATGGCCGCGGAAGTGGCCCACGGCAGCTGCACCGATCTACCACCGCTGAAGAGGCGCTGA
- a CDS encoding dihydrolipoyllysine-residue acetyltransferase — protein MEIKVPDIGDFHDVPVIEVHVKPGDAVKAEDALITLESDKATMDVPSPAAGIVKEVKVKLGDKVSEGTTIVVLEPASEAAAPAPQASPAPQAPPAPISAPAAVPETPMAPRAVETPAPAVAAPASTGPTPPTPTIAILPPPVRMPSPAEIVAELDGVKSHASPSVRRFARELGVDIAQVKGSGPKGRITHEDVKNFVKAAVSGGAVPPAPTFSGPGLNLPPWPQVDFAKFGPIEAKPLSRIKKISGPNLARNWVMIPAVTYHEEADITELEALRVQLNKENEKTGIKITMLAFLIKACVAALKKYPELNSSLDGENLIYKHYWHIGFAADTPNGLVVPVLKDADKKGVIEIAQETAELAKKAREGKLSPTEMQGATFTISSVGGIGGTAFSPIVNAPEVAILGVSKAAMKPVWNDETFLPRLILPLSLSADHRVIDGALATRFNAYLAQLLSDFRRVLL, from the coding sequence ATGGAAATCAAAGTTCCCGACATCGGCGATTTCCATGATGTGCCGGTCATCGAAGTGCATGTCAAACCGGGCGATGCAGTCAAGGCCGAGGATGCGCTGATCACGCTCGAATCGGACAAGGCGACGATGGACGTGCCCAGTCCTGCCGCGGGCATCGTCAAGGAAGTCAAGGTCAAGCTCGGCGACAAGGTCTCGGAAGGCACGACGATCGTCGTGCTCGAACCGGCCAGCGAAGCAGCCGCGCCAGCTCCGCAGGCGTCGCCGGCTCCGCAAGCGCCGCCGGCTCCCATTTCCGCACCCGCTGCCGTGCCTGAAACGCCGATGGCGCCACGAGCGGTCGAAACGCCTGCGCCGGCCGTTGCCGCCCCTGCGTCGACCGGACCCACGCCGCCGACACCGACCATCGCCATCCTGCCGCCCCCCGTGCGCATGCCCTCGCCTGCCGAGATCGTCGCCGAACTCGATGGCGTCAAGTCGCATGCGAGTCCCTCGGTGCGCCGCTTCGCGCGCGAGCTCGGCGTCGACATCGCGCAGGTCAAGGGGAGCGGCCCGAAGGGGCGCATCACCCATGAGGATGTCAAAAACTTCGTCAAGGCGGCGGTGAGCGGGGGTGCCGTCCCGCCAGCGCCGACTTTCAGCGGGCCGGGCTTGAACCTGCCGCCCTGGCCGCAGGTCGATTTCGCCAAGTTCGGGCCGATCGAGGCCAAGCCGCTGTCGCGCATCAAGAAGATTTCCGGGCCGAACCTCGCCCGCAACTGGGTGATGATCCCGGCGGTGACCTATCACGAGGAGGCCGACATCACCGAGCTGGAAGCCCTGCGCGTTCAGCTCAACAAGGAAAACGAGAAAACCGGCATCAAGATCACGATGCTCGCCTTCCTGATCAAGGCTTGCGTCGCGGCGCTGAAGAAATATCCCGAGCTCAACAGCTCGCTCGACGGCGAGAACCTCATCTACAAGCATTACTGGCACATCGGCTTCGCCGCCGATACCCCGAACGGCCTGGTCGTGCCGGTGCTCAAGGACGCCGACAAGAAGGGCGTCATCGAGATCGCGCAGGAAACCGCCGAGCTCGCGAAAAAGGCGCGCGAAGGCAAGCTTTCCCCGACCGAGATGCAAGGGGCGACATTCACGATCTCCAGCGTCGGCGGCATCGGCGGCACGGCCTTCTCGCCGATCGTCAATGCGCCCGAGGTGGCGATCCTCGGCGTCTCCAAGGCGGCGATGAAACCGGTCTGGAATGACGAAACCTTCCTGCCGCGCTTGATCCTGCCCTTGTCGCTCTCGGCCGATCATCGCGTCATCGATGGCGCGCTGGCGACGCGCTTCAATGCGTATCTGGCCCAACTGCTCAGCGACTTCCGCAGGGTGCTGCTATGA
- the aceE gene encoding pyruvate dehydrogenase (acetyl-transferring), homodimeric type yields MSETLPGAAAVFAAQTEDGDPQETREWLDALEAVIEQEGAERAHYLIEQLITLGQRAGINLPYSANTDYVNTIPVDRQPLAPGDYAIENRIRSYVRWNALAMVLRANRDKSNLGGHIASFASAATLYDVGFQHFWRGPNHPSGGDLIYFQGHSAPGIYARAFLLGRLTEEQLDGFRQEVSGRGLPSYPHPWLLPDFWQFPTVSMGLGPLQAIYQARFMKYLADRGLADTSGRKVWAFMGDGEMDEPESMGAIGMAGREKLDNLIFVINCNLQRLDGPVRGNGKIIQELEAEFRGAGWNVIKVIWGSYWDALLAQDKKGLLRKRMMECVDGDYQTFKSKDGAYVREHFFNTPELKAMVANWTDDDIWRLNRGGHDPHKIYAAYKAAMEHTGQPTVILAKTIKGYGMGESGEAQNITHQQKKMGTTSLKAFRDRFRLPIADEDLEKLPYLKFPEGSAELEYMKSRRLALGGYLPQRRRKVEPLPVPELAAFEPLLKASGEGREFSTTMAFVRLLGLLIKDKTLGRRVVPIVPDESRTFGMEGLFRQIGIWNQEGQKYVPQDADQLMFYKESKDGQILQEGINEAGAMADWIAAATSYSTHGVQMIPFYIFYSMFGLQRTMDLAWAAGDSRARGFLLGGTAGRTTLNGEGLQHEDGHSHVLAATIPNCISYDPTFAYELAVIIQDGLRRMLAEQQDVFYYITVMNENYEHPAMPAGVEQDIVKGMYLFRKGANSNGPRVQLLGSGAIFREVISAADLLRDDWGVEADLWSCPSFTELARDGHNCTRYHLLHPDEPKPVCHAKGLLADTRGPIIAATDYVRLYAEQIRPFITEGGRRYTVLGTDGFGRSDTREKLRDFFEVDRRWITLAALSALADDGAIETQVVKAAIEKYGIDPAKPNPLGV; encoded by the coding sequence ATGTCCGAGACTTTGCCTGGCGCGGCTGCCGTTTTCGCCGCCCAAACCGAAGATGGCGATCCGCAGGAGACCCGTGAGTGGCTCGATGCGCTGGAAGCCGTCATCGAGCAGGAGGGCGCCGAGCGCGCCCACTACCTCATCGAGCAGTTGATCACGCTCGGCCAGCGCGCCGGCATCAACCTGCCGTATTCCGCCAATACCGATTACGTCAATACCATCCCGGTCGACCGCCAGCCGCTGGCGCCCGGCGACTATGCGATCGAAAACCGCATCCGTTCCTATGTGCGCTGGAATGCGCTGGCCATGGTGTTGCGCGCCAACCGCGACAAGTCCAACCTCGGCGGCCACATCGCCAGCTTCGCCTCGGCGGCGACGCTCTACGATGTCGGCTTCCAGCATTTCTGGCGCGGCCCGAACCATCCTTCGGGCGGCGATCTGATCTACTTCCAGGGACATTCCGCCCCCGGCATCTACGCCCGCGCCTTCCTGCTCGGCCGGCTCACCGAGGAGCAGCTCGACGGTTTCCGCCAGGAGGTCTCCGGCCGCGGCCTGCCGTCTTATCCGCACCCGTGGTTGTTGCCCGATTTCTGGCAGTTCCCCACCGTGTCGATGGGCCTGGGGCCCCTGCAGGCGATCTACCAGGCGCGCTTCATGAAATACCTTGCCGACCGCGGCCTGGCCGACACCTCCGGTCGCAAGGTCTGGGCCTTCATGGGCGATGGCGAGATGGACGAGCCCGAGTCGATGGGCGCGATCGGCATGGCCGGGCGCGAGAAGCTCGACAATCTGATCTTCGTCATCAACTGCAACCTGCAGCGTCTCGACGGGCCGGTGCGGGGCAACGGCAAGATCATCCAGGAGCTGGAAGCCGAATTCCGCGGCGCCGGCTGGAATGTGATCAAGGTGATCTGGGGCAGCTACTGGGATGCGCTGCTGGCGCAGGACAAGAAGGGCCTGCTCAGGAAGCGCATGATGGAATGTGTCGATGGCGACTACCAGACCTTCAAGTCGAAGGATGGCGCCTATGTGCGCGAGCACTTCTTCAACACGCCGGAATTGAAGGCGATGGTCGCCAACTGGACCGACGACGACATCTGGCGCCTCAATCGCGGTGGGCACGATCCGCACAAGATCTATGCCGCCTACAAGGCCGCGATGGAGCACACCGGCCAGCCGACGGTGATCCTCGCCAAGACCATCAAGGGCTATGGCATGGGCGAATCCGGCGAGGCGCAGAACATCACCCATCAGCAGAAGAAGATGGGCACGACTTCGCTCAAGGCCTTCCGCGACCGCTTCCGTCTGCCGATCGCCGACGAAGATCTCGAAAAGCTGCCGTATCTGAAATTCCCCGAAGGTTCGGCCGAGCTCGAATACATGAAGAGCCGGCGCCTTGCTCTCGGCGGCTATCTGCCGCAACGGCGCCGCAAGGTCGAGCCCTTGCCGGTGCCGGAACTGGCGGCATTCGAGCCCTTGTTGAAGGCATCGGGTGAAGGCCGCGAGTTCTCGACGACGATGGCCTTTGTGCGCCTGCTCGGCCTGTTGATCAAGGACAAGACCCTGGGGCGGCGCGTGGTGCCGATCGTGCCGGACGAGTCGCGCACCTTCGGCATGGAGGGTCTGTTCCGCCAGATCGGCATCTGGAACCAGGAAGGGCAAAAGTATGTGCCGCAGGATGCCGACCAGCTGATGTTCTACAAGGAATCGAAGGACGGCCAGATCCTGCAGGAGGGCATCAACGAAGCCGGCGCGATGGCCGACTGGATCGCCGCGGCGACGAGCTATTCGACGCACGGCGTGCAGATGATCCCCTTCTACATCTTCTATTCGATGTTCGGCCTGCAGCGCACGATGGATCTGGCCTGGGCGGCGGGCGATTCGCGCGCACGCGGCTTTTTGCTGGGCGGCACCGCCGGGCGCACGACGCTGAACGGCGAGGGCCTGCAGCACGAAGACGGCCATTCGCACGTGCTCGCGGCGACGATTCCCAACTGCATTTCGTATGACCCGACCTTCGCCTACGAGCTGGCGGTGATCATCCAGGATGGTCTGCGGCGCATGCTCGCCGAGCAGCAGGACGTGTTCTATTACATCACCGTGATGAACGAGAACTACGAGCATCCGGCAATGCCGGCCGGGGTCGAGCAGGACATCGTCAAGGGCATGTATCTGTTCCGGAAGGGTGCCAACAGCAATGGCCCACGCGTGCAACTGCTCGGCTCCGGAGCGATCTTCCGCGAAGTGATCAGTGCTGCCGACCTGTTGCGTGATGACTGGGGGGTGGAAGCGGATCTGTGGAGCTGCCCGAGTTTCACCGAGCTTGCGCGCGATGGTCACAACTGCACGCGCTACCACCTGCTGCATCCGGACGAGCCGAAACCGGTCTGCCACGCCAAGGGACTGCTCGCCGACACGCGCGGGCCGATCATTGCCGCGACCGATTACGTGCGCCTGTATGCCGAGCAGATCCGTCCCTTCATCACCGAAGGCGGACGTCGCTACACGGTGCTCGGCACCGACGGCTTCGGCCGTTCCGACACACGCGAGAAGCTGCGCGATTTCTTCGAGGTGGACCGGCGCTGGATCACGCTGGCGGCGCTCTCGGCGCTCGCCGATGACGGAGCGATCGAGACGCAGGTCGTCAAAGCGGCGATCGAGAAATACGGCATCGATCCGGCCAAACCGAATCCGCTGGGGGTCTGA
- a CDS encoding 2-oxoacid:acceptor oxidoreductase family protein, producing MFQVRFHGRGGQGVVTAAEMLSIAAFDEGRHAQAFPSFGSERTGAPVVAFCRIDDREIRLREPIVAPDALIIQDSTLLHQVDCFAGLKPDGYILINTGKSFAELGLGEFVANYRRERLCTLPATELALKHVSRPVPNVPLLGAFAAITGIVRLDSVLKAIRERFSGKVAEGNAAAAKEAYAIAKAEMEEAKLAPTLASLAAPTGGAALLGTAHRRAGHA from the coding sequence ATGTTCCAGGTTCGCTTTCACGGCCGCGGCGGCCAGGGGGTCGTCACCGCAGCGGAGATGCTCTCCATCGCCGCCTTCGACGAAGGACGCCATGCCCAGGCCTTTCCCAGCTTCGGCTCGGAACGCACCGGCGCGCCGGTGGTCGCCTTCTGCCGCATCGACGACAGGGAAATCCGTCTGCGTGAACCGATCGTGGCACCCGATGCGCTGATCATCCAGGACTCCACGCTACTGCATCAGGTGGACTGTTTCGCCGGGCTCAAGCCCGACGGCTACATCCTGATCAACACCGGCAAGAGCTTTGCCGAGCTGGGGCTGGGCGAATTCGTCGCGAACTACCGCCGAGAGCGGCTGTGCACCCTGCCCGCCACCGAGCTGGCCTTGAAGCATGTCAGCCGGCCGGTGCCCAATGTGCCACTGCTGGGCGCCTTCGCCGCCATCACCGGCATCGTCCGGCTCGATTCGGTCCTCAAGGCGATCCGCGAAAGATTTTCTGGCAAGGTGGCCGAGGGCAATGCCGCCGCGGCAAAGGAAGCCTACGCCATTGCCAAAGCTGAAATGGAGGAAGCAAAATTGGCCCCCACGCTCGCTTCACTCGCTGCCCCCACAGGGGGCGCTGCCCTCCTCGGCACGGCCCATCGGAGGGCAGGCCATGCTTAA
- the porA gene encoding pyruvate ferredoxin oxidoreductase, translating to MLKQIEGSRAVAEAVALCRPEVICAYPISPQTHIVEALGEMVKEGTLSPCEFINVESEFAAMSVAIGASAAGARSYTATASQGLLFMAEAVFNASGLGLPIVMTVANRAIGAPINIWNDHSDALAMRDAGWIQLFAENNQEALDLHIQAFRLGEELSLPVMVCMDGFILTHAVERVDMPTQEQVDAYLPKYEPRQVLDPAEPVSIGAMVGPEAFMEVRYLAHAKQMEALKLIPAYAAEFRSIFGRDSGGLAHTYRCEDAETIVVAMGSVLGTIKDVIDEMREAGHKIGALGITLFRPFPLDGVRAGLVGAKRVVVIEKSMAVGLGGILSTNVRMALSGLHMHGYTVIAGLGGRAITKKSLTELFLKAEQDALEHVTFLDLDWAMVNKQLEREKAHRRSGPVAENLLRDIGVVAARNY from the coding sequence ATGCTTAAACAGATCGAAGGTTCGCGCGCCGTCGCCGAAGCGGTGGCGCTGTGCCGTCCCGAGGTGATCTGCGCCTATCCGATCTCGCCTCAGACGCACATCGTCGAAGCGCTCGGCGAGATGGTCAAGGAAGGCACGCTCAGCCCCTGCGAGTTCATCAATGTCGAATCCGAATTCGCCGCGATGTCGGTGGCCATCGGTGCCTCGGCCGCCGGCGCACGCAGCTACACCGCGACGGCATCGCAGGGCCTGCTGTTCATGGCTGAAGCCGTGTTCAACGCTTCCGGCCTGGGGCTGCCGATCGTGATGACGGTGGCCAACCGCGCGATCGGCGCGCCGATCAACATCTGGAACGACCACTCGGATGCGCTGGCGATGCGCGACGCCGGCTGGATCCAGCTCTTCGCCGAGAACAATCAGGAGGCGCTGGATCTGCACATCCAGGCCTTCCGCCTCGGCGAGGAGCTGTCGCTGCCGGTGATGGTCTGCATGGACGGCTTCATCCTCACCCATGCCGTCGAGCGCGTCGACATGCCGACGCAGGAGCAGGTCGATGCCTATCTGCCGAAATACGAGCCACGCCAGGTGCTCGATCCGGCCGAGCCGGTGTCGATCGGCGCGATGGTCGGCCCGGAGGCCTTCATGGAGGTGCGCTATCTCGCCCATGCCAAGCAGATGGAAGCGCTGAAGCTGATCCCAGCGTATGCGGCCGAGTTCCGCAGCATCTTCGGCCGCGATTCGGGCGGTCTTGCGCACACCTATCGCTGCGAGGACGCCGAGACCATCGTCGTCGCGATGGGCTCGGTGCTCGGCACGATCAAGGACGTCATCGATGAAATGCGTGAAGCCGGCCACAAGATCGGCGCCTTGGGCATCACGCTGTTCCGCCCCTTCCCACTCGACGGTGTGCGCGCGGGTCTCGTGGGGGCGAAACGCGTCGTGGTGATCGAGAAGAGCATGGCGGTGGGGCTGGGCGGGATACTCTCGACCAACGTGCGCATGGCGCTGTCGGGCTTGCACATGCACGGTTATACGGTCATCGCCGGGCTGGGCGGCCGCGCGATCACCAAGAAGTCGCTGACGGAACTGTTCCTCAAGGCAGAGCAAGACGCGCTCGAACACGTCACTTTCCTCGACCTCGACTGGGCGATGGTCAACAAGCAGCTCGAACGCGAGAAGGCGCACCGCCGTTCCGGCCCGGTGGCCGAAAACCTGCTGCGCGACATCGGCGTCGTCGCTGCACGTAATTATTGA
- a CDS encoding thiamine pyrophosphate-dependent enzyme, protein MSFQPIKFYQTGTFTVGNRLLPPEQRSVQAQVKRYNSLNSGHRACQGCGEALGARYAIDAAMEATNGRVICANATGCLEVFSTPYPETSWQVPWLHSLFGNTAAVATGIAAALKVKMQKGERRHIRVVAQGGDGGTTDIGFGCLSGMFERNDDVLYICYDNNGYMNTGIQRSSATPPAARTATTPAVGPEPGNPFGQGKFVPAIALAHEIPYVATATVADLRDLEAKVRRAMEFHGARYLHILVPCPLGWGTQPHETIKMARLAKETGLFPVFEAEYGEQKSALAIRHPRPVEDYLKPQKRFAHLFAPKLRTDVIAKLQALADRNIRKYRLLEGM, encoded by the coding sequence ATGTCCTTCCAGCCCATCAAGTTCTACCAGACCGGCACCTTCACCGTCGGCAACCGCCTGCTGCCGCCGGAACAGCGTAGCGTGCAAGCGCAGGTCAAGCGCTACAACTCGCTCAACTCTGGCCACCGCGCCTGCCAGGGCTGCGGCGAGGCGCTCGGCGCGCGTTATGCGATCGACGCGGCGATGGAAGCGACCAACGGCCGCGTGATCTGCGCCAACGCCACCGGCTGCCTGGAAGTGTTCTCGACGCCTTATCCGGAAACGAGCTGGCAGGTGCCGTGGCTCCACTCGCTGTTCGGCAACACCGCGGCGGTGGCGACCGGGATCGCCGCGGCGCTCAAGGTGAAGATGCAGAAAGGCGAACGGCGCCACATACGTGTCGTCGCCCAGGGCGGTGACGGCGGCACCACCGACATCGGCTTTGGTTGTCTGTCCGGCATGTTCGAGCGCAATGACGACGTGCTCTACATCTGCTATGACAACAACGGCTACATGAACACCGGCATCCAGCGCTCTTCCGCCACGCCGCCAGCCGCGCGCACCGCGACCACGCCGGCCGTCGGTCCGGAGCCGGGCAACCCGTTCGGTCAGGGCAAGTTCGTGCCGGCGATCGCGCTGGCGCACGAGATCCCCTATGTGGCCACCGCGACGGTCGCCGATCTGCGCGATCTCGAAGCCAAGGTGCGCCGCGCGATGGAATTTCACGGCGCGCGTTATCTGCACATCCTCGTGCCCTGCCCGCTCGGCTGGGGCACGCAGCCCCATGAAACCATCAAGATGGCGCGGCTCGCCAAGGAGACCGGCCTGTTTCCGGTCTTCGAGGCCGAATACGGCGAACAAAAGTCGGCGCTGGCGATACGGCACCCACGGCCCGTCGAGGACTATCTGAAGCCGCAGAAACGCTTCGCCCATCTGTTCGCGCCCAAGCTGCGCACCGATGTGATCGCGAAACTACAAGCGCTCGCCGACCGCAACATCCGGAAATACAGGCTGCTCGAAGGAATGTGA